One part of the Mariniflexile litorale genome encodes these proteins:
- a CDS encoding acyl carrier protein, which translates to MDSTILDKIKVIFSNVLEHSDFNLTESTTTKDVNGWESSTHMMIITEVETEFDIEFELDELWSMKNVGDLVRIIALKTQ; encoded by the coding sequence ATGGATAGTACTATACTAGATAAAATTAAAGTTATTTTCTCCAATGTATTGGAACATAGCGACTTTAACCTTACAGAATCTACAACTACAAAAGATGTGAATGGTTGGGAGTCATCTACACACATGATGATTATTACCGAGGTAGAAACAGAATTTGATATAGAATTCGAATTGGATGAGTTATGGAGCATGAAAAATGTTGGTGATTTAGTACGAATTATAGCCTTAAAAACACAGTAG